TACAGAGCCAACGAGCTTCTCGCCACAAAACAAAGAGTACTTCCAAAAATTGATGGGCGGCAACTGGGCGAACATCACGGAAGTTGACCTTGAAGACATCACGCAACAAGGTTTTGTTTCGAAACTCGATCAATCGGTGACGAAATCAACCAACCCTGGATTGTTGAAAGTGAACCTTCCAGACAAGAAAGTAAAAGGCATCGAACCAGAATACGGCGAGTATTACTACTACTCGACAAAAGGTGATAACTTGCATACTGAACTCTCGACACCGACGGTCAAACTTGGAGCGGACGGTACACTCGCTTTCGACACACGTTTCGATATCGAGTTTGACTACGACTACTTGTACGTGAAAGCACTCAGCGGCGGCAAAGAAGTCGTCCTTGACGTCTACGGCGATGACAACACTGGAAACGGTGCGGAATCGACGAACGGCGCTTGGGTGAACAAATCGTACGACTTGTCACAGTTCGCTGGTCAAGACGTACAAATCGTCTTCGAATACGTGACGGACGGTGGTCTTGCCCTTGAAGGGTTCGCCCTCGACAACTTGTCGATCACGTCAAGCGGACAATCGCTCCTCGCTGACGATGCGGAAGGCGCAGAGAAAGTCACGCTCGACGGCTTCGTCAAGTCGGACGGCTATGATTCGAAACCGCACTACTACTACCTCGAGTGGCGCAACCATGAAGGCGCTGACACTGGTCTCTTGAACGGCCGTGGCGTCAAGTACAACACAGGTCTCGTTGTCTGGTATGCGGATGATTCGTTCTCAGACAACTGGGTCGGCATCCATCCGGGTGAAGGTTTCCTCGGTGTCGTCGACTCGCACCCTGAGGCACTTATCGGCAACTTGAACGGTCAAGACACAGTCGCTGGCAGCACGCGTTACCAGATCGCAGACGCGGCGTTCAGCTTAGACAAGACGCTCCCTTGGTACATCGATTCACCGAGCCGTGGCATCTATGACTACAAAGCTCAACCAGGCGTGAAACAGTTCAACGACGCCAACACGTACATCAACTCGCTCATCCCAGATGCGGGCCGTAAACTTCCACAATACGGTCTCGTCGTCGACGTCGTCGGCGAAGCGAAAGACAACTCGGCTGGAGCAGTTTGGGTCCGGACGAAGTAAGCTTGATTCAACGCACCCCCGCCCTTCTCACCATGAGGAGGACGGGGGTCTTATTATTCTAAAAAAGCTTGAAATTTCATGACAGACTGTGTAACATACTAGATGTAACCGCCTCTGTAGGTTAGTGGCAGACCTCAGCAATGGTAATGCTGCAGCACGAGTTCGATTCTCGTCGGAGGCATCAAAAATACCGCTCAACCGAGTGGTTTCTGGCGCTTCCTGTATTTTTGAAGGAGGCGCTTTTTTATTTTGTTATTTGGTATTTTTTTTGCTTTCTCGTCATCAACAAATAACTTCATTTTCTAGAGAGATTATTACTCTAATTGATAGTAATGAGGGGAAATCTAATACAAACGTTTGTAAACAAGATTCTATTATTTAAAGACAATACGATATTAGTTTAAATTCTTTAAGACAAATTTCTTATCTTTAGATTTAAAAATCAAAGTAGTTAAAACACCTCTTCTAGTTTAAGAGCACGATTGAATTGAATCGATATTGGAACTAGGTAAAGCTGGATTTTGGAGTTTAGAGAATCAAAAATCTTACTATGAAGAAAAGGAGACTAGTACTTTGTTTGATTATCTTGCTTCAAACTGGATTGGATTGCTTGCGCTAATTATTGCGTTTGTAACTTTAATTTATACATGGAAATCAGCTAAAAGCGCAAAAAAATCTGAACTAACAAGCGAAATTTCTAGCAAAGCAGCTGTAAACGCTGCTGATGCATCATTCAAACAGGTTGAATTAATGCAAAAAGAAATAAATAATAGTCACTTACCAAAAATCCTCCCACTCAAGGGTCAAGCGACCTTCGCAATGTATTCTCTATCTGATATAAAGAGAAGATTACTTTTATATGAGACAGAGAATAAACCAACCGATGTCAAATTATCCATTCAAGTCTCAAATTCTGGTATTGGGAACGCTTATAATGTTTGTACATACTTAGAGATAAATAATGAAGCCTTGGATAATTTAAAAAATTTGAAAACACCCCAATTTTATAAAACGCGATTTAATGAAGACTACACTATTTCCTATAATGAACAATATGATAGAGTCCCGGCTAGCATTCAGTTCAATCTATTTAGTCGTAGCGAGGAAAACATCTTTACCTTTCCACTCATTCAAGATAATAATTCTAAATCACTTCTCATTCAGAACGAAATACACGAGATGAGACCAAAATCATTCATGTATTTAATTATTTTTGATTTGATTTATAGGGACATACACGACCATTGGATTTATTCTAATCCAGAACTAAATGGTCTTGAGCTAGTTATTAAATTTCAAACTAATGATCAAATAGACACAGATGACTTTTCTATAAAACGATACAAACTGAAAATGGAAAGAGTATTTTCATCTCATGAAAGAGGCATAATGACTTTATTCTTCGACTTTAAATATATGAGAGATTTTTAGAATATATCTCATCAACAGTGAATGGCACTGAAAACTCTAAATGACTTTTAGTAGCTGATCCGGTATGCAATCCTTTATGAAATGTTGATTACGGACGATAATGAGTTACATCTTATAATCGGCCTTATCTCATTCGATTTCATCACTCATCTGCTCGAAAATTGTATAAGCCATTGTTTACATTTCTACAAAAGTAGGGATTTTAAAGCTACTTATTGTATTCTTGTGTGTTTTAAAAAGAACAGTAATAGTTATGATTTCCCTTTATAATTTTCTAAGATACTATTTTTTAGGGAGGACAAATATGGATAATATTATACTTGGTGTATTAGATAAAATGAGCCCAACGCATTTAACTCTCATTTTATGGGCGGTGACTTTATTTATACTTTATGTTTTATTCCAAGTGGGCGGAGCAGTCCGTAGGTTTTCTAAGAATATGGACAAAGAAGATCGTGGAATTGAGTTGTCTAAACAAAACACTGAGCTAACTCGTCAAGTAGCTGATATAAATAATGAACAATCTCACTTTTACAGTGCTGTGCAATCATTAAACAGTTACATTTCTAATTTTAATAGCTTATTAAACTATCATACTACTAATAGAGGTCATTTCTTACCTGAACATGCCGAACAATCGCTTGCAGATTTGCATCAAGCAAGCTCAATCACTTTACTTTCGATTCATAATGAAATTTCTACCTCAAATAAGTCTCGTGTTAGCTATTGGGTTTATAATGATGAAACTGGTCAACTAGATAGTATAATGAGAAGCACTAATTTCACATCAAATGCTAGCCGTGATACTAGTCGTACTTTAGATATTAACCTTTCCATTGCTGGAAGAGCATTTCGAAAAAAAGAAATGCAGTTTGTATCTAATTTAAATATTGATCCTGACTGGTCAACTTTTAGCACCAATCAAAAATATGAATCTATTTTAGCTGTTCCGGTTGCGGATTTTGGAGTGGTTACAATTGATTTTTCAACCCCTCCAAACGAGATTGTCATAGAATTATGCGGATTATATGTAAAATCATTTGAATTTCAGATTATTATGTATGTAGATGAATATTTATCTTATGAACGCTATAGTAAACGTTTGGAAGAAGAGATGAATAGTAATGAAGTAAGAGATGAAGTAGAAGAAAAAGATGAATAATCTATTTTAAACAACATATCCATAGTTTAAAAGATTTCAAAAGGTATTTCTTGTAGGTCTTAGGTTGGATGACTTTTAACGCAATTGCATATATAATTTAAAAAGAACTACTAAAAGGAGGGGTTAAAGTGATTACTATAACTCATTCGCAAGCTAATAAAGCTAACAAGTTATACAAAGCGAAAAACCCATCGAATATAAGGGGAAGTAAAACGTTTAACAACAAATCATCTGCTCTTCAACATAATATCCTCATTTTCGAGCAGACAAATCAAGAATCAATCAATTTGGCTGACTATATTCGAATTTCAAAGAATTTTCCTCAAGACAAATAGTCATTTTATAAACTCAAACCTACATAAGGCTTGAGTTTTTTTGTTAAATCATTTTACTCATTTTGCGACCATACCATGTTCACTTGTGTTCGAAATTACTTCTGCCACTAGTGTCCATATGATATCCCGTTCAATCAAGTATTTTTAGTGCAATTACTCTATTTTGCAGAGAACACTTTGCTTTTACCTATGCAGAGTTTATACTCCGTAAATACTTGTTACGTCGTTCTTGGTTTGTCAAAATACTCATAAGATGCATGTAGAATATTCATTTAACAAAAAAAACGGATAATTCAAACGTTCCGCGTCGTAAGGTTATAGGAACATGTTTTCACAACTTAATTAAAGTGATATGAGAAGATTTGAAGGCATAGACTGTCATTGCAATCACCTTGTAGCTTAAGACTATTTTGTGTGAGTAACTATAGAAAAGTTAGGGATCTAGGAGCACTTAATCGTTCAAATTAGGCCTCTTCAGTAGTTCCAATGACAGACAAGGATTTTTTTAATATCTATCACGTAAACAATAAAAAAGCTGGAGATATGAATAACACCTATCTGTAGCTCTTTTTCCATTGTAAAATATGTTGTTCAAAATGGTAATTCTTGTGCGCTTTCGATGTAAGAAATTAATATATTTCGTGGTGTTTTACGCAAATCAACATTATTTGACGTAAGATAGTCTAAAAACTCAGGTTGACGAGCTATGACTTCTGCCGTCTCTAAATACTCTGCATTTTCAGATATGTATTTAGAAACCAGTTGTTTTAATGTCTTACTGTGGACAATATACTCCGAATTCTTAGTAGTAGCGATTTCTTTTTTTACATGAGAAAGTTCACTTCTTAATGCACCTAATTCATCTAAAATCAACTGATTTACATCAGAAACTGTAGTTTGTTCTAAGGAAGGGATTTTAAATTCTCCAAAGTTACCTAAAAATGTTGAGAATTTTGGGTCTTGTTCTGA
This sequence is a window from Exiguobacterium mexicanum. Protein-coding genes within it:
- a CDS encoding GAF domain-containing protein; translated protein: MDNIILGVLDKMSPTHLTLILWAVTLFILYVLFQVGGAVRRFSKNMDKEDRGIELSKQNTELTRQVADINNEQSHFYSAVQSLNSYISNFNSLLNYHTTNRGHFLPEHAEQSLADLHQASSITLLSIHNEISTSNKSRVSYWVYNDETGQLDSIMRSTNFTSNASRDTSRTLDINLSIAGRAFRKKEMQFVSNLNIDPDWSTFSTNQKYESILAVPVADFGVVTIDFSTPPNEIVIELCGLYVKSFEFQIIMYVDEYLSYERYSKRLEEEMNSNEVRDEVEEKDE